Proteins encoded together in one Rhizobium sp. ACO-34A window:
- a CDS encoding DNA invertase, which produces MPNNTPNRASRRPQGRLIGYARVSTEEQTTHAQEIELRSAGCEFFVQEQGSGASRNRPALARLVRDIRAGDTLVVVRLDRLARSVSHLLEVIEDLSTRGAHFRSLRDPIDTSTPQGMFSLQVLGAVAQLERALISERTKAGISAAKAKGKKLGNPGIRERRPDVLAKMTAAQKAAYGDRVQATANQWLPTVRRMRPDHTWSDVALVLKQRGLDWTPERLLRAVKWMVAEGMADASLLKKSPPRLPEDRLMTLVAGIHSSNPALTLREIAIQLERLHERTPRGGSKWSPSSVKNLIDRARRSSLLPAKVEGA; this is translated from the coding sequence ATGCCCAATAACACTCCGAATCGAGCTTCGCGTCGACCACAGGGCCGGCTTATCGGCTACGCTCGTGTTTCCACCGAAGAGCAGACGACACACGCCCAGGAGATTGAACTGCGCTCCGCCGGCTGCGAGTTCTTCGTGCAGGAGCAGGGTTCCGGCGCATCGCGCAATCGACCTGCCCTCGCCAGACTCGTCAGGGACATCAGGGCCGGGGATACGCTGGTCGTCGTTCGTCTCGATCGCCTGGCACGTTCGGTCAGCCATCTCCTTGAGGTAATCGAGGATCTCTCGACCAGGGGCGCACATTTCCGGTCGCTGCGGGATCCGATCGATACGTCGACGCCGCAGGGCATGTTTTCCCTGCAGGTCCTCGGCGCCGTCGCCCAGCTTGAGCGGGCGCTGATCTCCGAACGTACCAAGGCAGGGATCAGTGCCGCGAAGGCGAAGGGAAAGAAGCTTGGCAATCCCGGCATCCGCGAACGCCGGCCGGACGTGCTGGCAAAGATGACCGCCGCTCAGAAAGCCGCCTACGGCGATCGCGTTCAGGCGACGGCCAACCAATGGCTTCCCACAGTGCGGCGCATGCGTCCCGATCACACCTGGAGCGATGTCGCCCTTGTCCTGAAACAGCGCGGGCTCGACTGGACCCCGGAACGTCTTCTTCGCGCCGTCAAATGGATGGTTGCCGAAGGCATGGCGGATGCCAGCTTGCTCAAAAAATCTCCGCCCCGCCTTCCGGAGGATCGGCTGATGACGCTGGTCGCGGGTATTCACTCTTCCAATCCGGCGCTCACGTTGCGCGAGATCGCAATCCAGTTGGAACGACTTCACGAGCGCACGCCGCGCGGCGGAAGCAAATGGTCGCCCTCCTCGGTCAAGAACCTGATCGACCGCGCCCGGAGATCCAGCCTGCTCCCGGCAAAAGTGGAAGGAGCCTGA
- a CDS encoding nitrate ABC transporter ATP-binding protein: MTASALPLSPSSMRIAQLEDVQVRFGKGKDTFLALDRTNLTVYPGDFVAMVGPSGCGKSTILKLVAGLLRPTEGNIFVAGREVGAEQIGIGMAFQNPTMLPWLTIRENVMLPLKIVKPYADTFQRDRHGLFRDRAEALLSKVGLAGFGDRRPWELSGGMLQRANLCRALIHSPKLLMLDEPFGALDQFTREELWSILQDLWMDTKPTVFLVTHDLREAAFLASRILVMSARPGRVTEDRTVGFARPRTLETTFEPEFAELTNDLRRMIVEARQA, translated from the coding sequence ATGACAGCGTCCGCCCTACCGCTTTCCCCGTCATCCATGCGCATCGCCCAACTCGAAGACGTGCAGGTCCGTTTCGGCAAGGGAAAGGATACTTTCCTGGCGCTCGACCGGACGAATCTCACCGTCTATCCGGGCGATTTCGTCGCGATGGTCGGTCCTTCCGGATGCGGCAAGTCCACGATCCTGAAGCTCGTCGCCGGCCTGCTCCGCCCGACCGAAGGCAACATTTTCGTCGCCGGACGGGAAGTAGGGGCGGAACAGATCGGTATCGGCATGGCCTTTCAGAACCCGACCATGCTGCCCTGGCTGACGATCCGCGAGAACGTCATGCTGCCGCTGAAGATCGTGAAGCCCTATGCCGACACGTTTCAGCGGGACAGACACGGCCTCTTTCGTGATCGGGCGGAAGCCCTGCTTTCCAAGGTCGGGCTCGCAGGCTTCGGGGACAGGCGGCCATGGGAACTGTCGGGCGGCATGCTGCAGCGGGCCAACCTGTGCCGCGCTCTCATTCATTCACCGAAGCTTCTGATGCTGGACGAACCCTTCGGCGCGCTGGACCAGTTCACCCGCGAAGAACTCTGGTCCATTCTTCAGGATCTCTGGATGGACACCAAGCCAACCGTGTTCCTGGTAACCCACGACCTCCGGGAAGCGGCCTTCCTGGCCAGCCGCATTCTGGTGATGAGCGCCCGGCCCGGCCGCGTCACCGAAGACAGGACTGTCGGCTTTGCTCGTCCGCGTACCCTCGAAACGACCTTCGAGCCGGAATTCGCCGAACTGACAAACGACCTTCGACGAATGATCGTCGAGGCCCGGCAAGCTTAG
- a CDS encoding dihydropyrimidinase: MTFDLVIRGGTVATASDVFKADIGIRGERIVSIADRLVDGHHVIDATGKLILPGGIDAHCHLDQPQAPGLASKGARMADGFRSGSISAAFGGTTTIVPFCVQHKGQSLTAAVSDYHERAAGQTVGDYAFHLIVSDPTSAVLGQELPALIRRGHTSLKVYMTYEAMQLSDRQILDVFETARQEKAIMLIHAENHEIIGWLAGRLERAGRTKPVAHAHSRPLPVEREATHRAVTLAEIAGVPLVIVHVSGGDPLAEIRRARARGHVVIAETCPQYLMLTEQDLDMPDMLGAKAMCSPPPRDTRAQAALWQGIEDGTIDIFNSDHAPYCFDSEGKLKAGPDPSFRAVANGIPGLETRLPILFSEGVVKGRIDLSRFVALTATNNAKLYGLHPRKGTIAIGADADLALWDPERRMTISNDILHHNVDYTPFEGLEVQGWPETVISRGEIIIDKGELKGKPGRGRFMTQEISSAWKTREIKAWT, translated from the coding sequence ATGACATTCGATCTTGTGATCCGCGGTGGCACCGTCGCAACGGCTTCCGACGTCTTCAAAGCGGATATCGGTATCCGGGGCGAGCGTATCGTTTCCATCGCGGATCGGCTTGTCGATGGCCACCATGTCATCGATGCTACCGGCAAGCTCATCCTTCCCGGCGGCATCGATGCCCATTGCCATCTCGATCAGCCGCAGGCGCCTGGCCTTGCCTCCAAAGGTGCGCGCATGGCAGATGGTTTCCGCTCGGGCAGCATCAGCGCGGCCTTCGGCGGGACGACGACCATCGTGCCCTTCTGCGTCCAGCACAAAGGGCAATCCCTGACAGCCGCGGTCTCGGATTACCACGAGCGAGCCGCAGGCCAGACTGTCGGCGACTATGCCTTCCATCTGATCGTCAGCGATCCCACGTCCGCCGTTCTCGGGCAGGAATTGCCGGCACTGATCCGGCGCGGCCACACCAGCCTCAAGGTCTACATGACCTATGAAGCGATGCAGCTCAGCGACCGCCAGATCCTCGACGTGTTCGAAACGGCCCGGCAGGAAAAGGCCATCATGCTGATCCATGCCGAAAACCACGAAATCATCGGCTGGCTTGCCGGCCGCCTTGAGCGGGCCGGCCGCACGAAGCCGGTCGCCCATGCGCATTCCCGTCCGTTGCCGGTCGAGCGAGAGGCGACGCACAGGGCCGTGACACTGGCGGAAATCGCCGGCGTGCCACTTGTCATCGTCCATGTCAGTGGTGGAGATCCCCTGGCGGAAATCCGCCGTGCACGGGCACGAGGCCATGTCGTCATCGCGGAAACCTGCCCGCAATATCTCATGCTCACCGAACAGGATCTCGACATGCCCGACATGCTCGGCGCGAAGGCGATGTGTAGCCCCCCTCCCCGCGATACGCGGGCACAGGCTGCGCTCTGGCAGGGAATTGAAGACGGTACGATCGACATCTTCAATTCCGATCATGCTCCCTATTGCTTCGACAGCGAGGGCAAGCTCAAGGCAGGCCCCGATCCTTCCTTCCGGGCGGTCGCCAATGGCATACCCGGCCTGGAAACACGTCTGCCGATCCTGTTCAGCGAGGGGGTGGTCAAAGGACGCATTGATCTGTCCCGTTTCGTCGCCCTGACGGCAACCAATAACGCGAAACTTTACGGACTGCACCCTCGCAAGGGGACAATTGCCATCGGCGCCGACGCAGACCTAGCCCTGTGGGATCCGGAGCGGCGAATGACCATCAGCAACGATATTCTCCACCACAATGTCGACTACACACCCTTCGAAGGGCTTGAGGTGCAGGGCTGGCCTGAAACCGTGATCAGCCGGGGCGAGATCATCATCGACAAGGGAGAACTGAAGGGCAAGCCTGGAAGAGGACGCTTCATGACGCAGGAGATATCTTCTGCGTGGAAAACAAGGGAGATCAAGGCATGGACCTGA
- a CDS encoding glcg protein: protein MTALRPAIKLTHEGALFLLNAAVTAAKELAVPQCIAIVDEGCNLMAFVRMDGSRVLSIESATRKAMTAATTGLPTGNISPDKAIALAEATDGRMTNLLGGLPLLVHGQIVGGIGVGSGTGEQDQEIARAAVAAFEAHIGEGSAR, encoded by the coding sequence ATGACTGCTCTTCGCCCCGCCATTAAACTGACCCACGAAGGCGCCCTGTTCCTCCTGAACGCGGCGGTAACCGCCGCGAAGGAACTGGCAGTACCGCAATGCATCGCCATCGTCGATGAAGGCTGCAATCTTATGGCTTTCGTCCGGATGGATGGTTCCCGCGTCCTCTCCATCGAAAGCGCCACTCGCAAGGCCATGACGGCCGCGACCACCGGCCTACCTACGGGAAATATCTCCCCTGACAAGGCCATCGCGCTTGCGGAAGCCACCGATGGACGCATGACCAATCTGCTCGGCGGACTACCTTTGCTCGTGCACGGCCAGATCGTCGGCGGGATCGGCGTTGGTTCCGGAACGGGAGAACAGGATCAGGAGATCGCCAGAGCGGCGGTCGCCGCATTCGAAGCCCACATCGGCGAAGGGAGTGCGCGATGA
- a CDS encoding cysteine hydrolase, which translates to MDVEAAVAGNWHHLCIDMQRMFAEETPWHVDWMNRIAGNVVELAGHHAARTTFTRFVPPRSPNCARGAWREYYQKWQDLTLDRLPPYLVDLIGPLRRYVPPGLIFDKPVYSPWFDGRLHDRLQRAGIETLAITGGETDVCVLATVLGAIDLGYRMLLVGDAVCSARDQTHDAALELLSARFSCQVAVVSTEDFLLLTR; encoded by the coding sequence ATGGATGTGGAAGCTGCCGTTGCAGGCAATTGGCACCATCTGTGCATCGACATGCAGCGTATGTTCGCAGAAGAAACGCCATGGCATGTGGACTGGATGAACCGCATCGCCGGCAACGTCGTTGAACTCGCGGGACACCATGCGGCGAGAACCACCTTCACCCGGTTTGTGCCACCGCGGTCCCCGAACTGCGCAAGGGGTGCCTGGCGGGAGTACTATCAAAAATGGCAGGACCTGACCCTCGATAGGTTGCCCCCCTATCTTGTCGATCTCATTGGTCCGCTCCGGCGCTACGTGCCGCCCGGCCTGATTTTCGACAAGCCGGTGTATTCACCATGGTTTGACGGACGCCTCCACGATCGTCTCCAGCGGGCCGGTATCGAGACGCTCGCAATCACCGGGGGAGAAACGGATGTCTGTGTGCTCGCGACAGTGCTGGGCGCCATCGACCTAGGTTATAGGATGCTTCTCGTCGGCGATGCTGTGTGCAGCGCGCGCGACCAGACCCATGATGCCGCCCTTGAACTGCTGTCGGCCCGCTTCTCCTGCCAGGTGGCGGTCGTGTCCACCGAGGATTTTCTTCTCCTCACCCGCTAG
- a CDS encoding ABC transporter permease, which yields MTLSLRTIDHLKSIAFILLLFLAWEVACIVFAVSPIVLPRPSAIVSTLILQMPALWPHILQTLVTTMIGFIAGMVIGVALGAIVGVSRTAYNVAYPLLVGFSSIPKVAVVPIFVLWFGSGTVPAILTALTTCIFPIVVNVATGLATTEPEMEDVLKALGANRSQVFWNVSLPRTMPYFFASLKVAVTLAFVGTVLSETVAANRGIGTVMMMATASFDVPLAFAGLFALALLGILLYAVFAIIEQRVCGWANRKQEFAMG from the coding sequence ATGACGTTGTCACTGCGCACGATCGACCATCTCAAGTCCATTGCGTTCATCCTGCTTCTGTTCCTTGCCTGGGAGGTGGCCTGCATCGTCTTTGCCGTCAGTCCCATTGTCCTGCCTCGCCCGAGCGCAATCGTTTCGACGTTGATCCTGCAGATGCCGGCCCTCTGGCCGCATATCCTGCAAACGCTCGTCACGACAATGATCGGCTTTATCGCCGGCATGGTCATCGGAGTGGCGCTCGGTGCGATCGTCGGTGTGTCCCGGACGGCGTATAACGTCGCCTATCCGCTGCTTGTGGGCTTCTCGTCGATCCCCAAGGTGGCGGTCGTGCCGATTTTCGTTCTCTGGTTCGGCTCGGGCACGGTTCCCGCAATCCTGACGGCATTGACCACATGCATCTTTCCGATCGTCGTGAACGTGGCAACGGGGCTGGCGACCACCGAACCGGAGATGGAGGATGTGCTGAAAGCCCTCGGCGCCAACCGGTCCCAGGTCTTCTGGAACGTCAGCCTGCCGCGGACGATGCCGTATTTCTTCGCCTCGTTGAAAGTAGCTGTGACACTCGCCTTCGTCGGCACGGTTCTGTCGGAAACGGTCGCCGCCAATCGCGGTATAGGAACCGTCATGATGATGGCGACGGCAAGCTTCGACGTGCCGCTCGCCTTTGCCGGTCTCTTCGCCCTCGCTCTTCTGGGCATTCTTCTCTACGCGGTCTTCGCGATCATCGAGCAGCGTGTCTGTGGCTGGGCTAACCGCAAGCAGGAATTCGCCATGGGCTGA